One Planctomycetaceae bacterium genomic window carries:
- a CDS encoding phage portal protein, with amino-acid sequence MANKPSAIERLRKAVAYYRHGWPAIERKQAPFYWPSWRSGQPQWSIVNAEAYVQEGFEQNAIIYSAIMYKARAACVAPLRAYAGNRDEHITLPDAAPLAALCRQPNEFMAWSEFQMLNTVFLNLIGNSFVYVDNKVRKDGAPTSLYALRPDRVAIVPGPRNTLKGYLYTPEGKSWVDAFPILPQDMIHVRLPNPGDPLEGLGWGLSPISPMAWSADVDNAATKFLKLFFEHGAMIPGVLSFDVPMTNDEVASARERWMEVYGGYENWSDTAVLDQGGKYQRVGLAFNEMGFENIDSRDESRMVAPFGVPAVLISTRYGMERSTFSNYEEARKAFWEDTMVPEMGLFETEYQSKLPTVAGSFVEFDFANVPALRKDTPKLMTSICEAWDRGMPWTVAAKTVGVELADRFPGDDVGFLPFNSVPVTSLLGAGQRQAAIPARTTQAEEAEPTGQETITESEGEEAEGKATAPAETKSTLTPDQKALLWKQQDNIARRWEPKFSEAAVQAFEDDRRAILALVADAKGKSKARKATLNYGELLDMILAYIAGDSQENWRKQFWPLIEAIVTDQGQMLNAAFGISFDVRNLFSEAFFDTYLIPFAQKIAETTEGSVRSMLQQGMTEGWSIDEMTDNLDKMFEQWMNGSLSPEDFAWYKERMPAYRREVIARTETIRSSAYGSNAIYKGWGVKRKEWLTAIDGRQRDSHGAANGQVVEVGEPFRVGGYDMEYPGDMNAPAEEVCNCRCTILPVMDDAQA; translated from the coding sequence TTGGCTAACAAACCATCAGCAATCGAGCGCCTGAGAAAGGCAGTCGCCTACTACCGCCACGGCTGGCCGGCAATCGAGCGCAAGCAAGCGCCGTTCTACTGGCCGTCGTGGCGTTCCGGTCAACCGCAGTGGTCGATCGTCAACGCCGAAGCCTATGTACAGGAAGGCTTTGAGCAAAACGCGATCATCTACAGCGCAATCATGTATAAGGCCCGCGCCGCTTGTGTCGCACCTCTGCGCGCCTACGCTGGCAACCGTGACGAACACATCACGCTGCCCGATGCCGCACCCCTCGCCGCGCTGTGCCGGCAGCCAAACGAGTTCATGGCCTGGTCAGAGTTTCAGATGCTCAACACCGTATTCCTGAACCTGATCGGCAACTCATTTGTCTACGTCGACAACAAGGTTCGCAAGGACGGCGCGCCCACGTCGCTGTATGCCCTACGGCCGGATCGCGTCGCCATTGTGCCGGGGCCGCGCAACACGCTCAAGGGCTACCTCTACACACCCGAGGGCAAGTCATGGGTTGACGCTTTCCCGATCCTGCCCCAAGACATGATCCACGTCCGCTTGCCCAACCCCGGCGACCCGCTGGAAGGGCTGGGCTGGGGCCTGTCGCCTATCAGCCCGATGGCCTGGTCTGCCGACGTAGACAACGCCGCGACCAAGTTTCTCAAGCTCTTTTTTGAGCATGGCGCGATGATCCCCGGCGTGCTGTCGTTTGACGTGCCCATGACCAACGACGAAGTGGCCAGTGCCCGCGAGCGTTGGATGGAGGTTTACGGCGGCTATGAGAACTGGTCAGATACCGCCGTGCTGGACCAGGGCGGCAAGTACCAGCGGGTGGGCCTGGCGTTCAACGAGATGGGCTTTGAGAACATCGACAGCCGCGACGAATCGCGCATGGTCGCTCCGTTCGGCGTGCCGGCCGTGCTGATTAGCACCCGGTACGGCATGGAGCGCAGCACGTTCAGCAACTACGAAGAGGCGCGCAAGGCATTCTGGGAAGATACGATGGTTCCCGAAATGGGCCTATTCGAGACAGAGTACCAGAGCAAGCTACCCACCGTCGCCGGCTCGTTTGTGGAGTTTGACTTTGCCAATGTGCCGGCCTTGCGCAAAGACACCCCGAAACTGATGACCAGTATATGCGAAGCATGGGATCGTGGTATGCCCTGGACAGTCGCCGCCAAGACGGTTGGCGTAGAATTGGCCGACAGATTCCCCGGTGATGACGTGGGGTTCTTGCCCTTCAACTCCGTGCCGGTAACGTCGCTGCTAGGTGCCGGACAGCGCCAAGCCGCCATCCCGGCACGCACGACCCAGGCCGAAGAGGCGGAGCCGACCGGGCAAGAAACGATAACGGAGAGCGAGGGCGAAGAGGCGGAGGGGAAGGCGACCGCGCCCGCCGAAACCAAATCCACCCTGACCCCCGACCAAAAAGCCCTACTCTGGAAACAGCAAGACAACATCGCCCGCCGTTGGGAGCCCAAGTTCAGCGAGGCGGCCGTCCAGGCTTTCGAGGATGACCGCCGCGCTATCCTGGCCCTGGTCGCGGACGCCAAGGGCAAGAGCAAGGCGCGCAAGGCGACGCTGAACTATGGCGAGCTGCTGGACATGATCCTGGCCTACATCGCCGGGGATAGCCAAGAGAACTGGCGCAAGCAGTTTTGGCCGCTGATTGAGGCGATTGTTACCGACCAAGGGCAAATGCTGAATGCCGCATTCGGCATATCGTTTGACGTGCGTAATCTGTTTTCTGAGGCATTTTTCGACACCTACTTGATCCCGTTCGCGCAAAAGATAGCCGAGACGACAGAAGGATCGGTCCGCTCTATGCTACAGCAGGGCATGACCGAGGGCTGGTCAATCGACGAAATGACCGACAACCTGGACAAGATGTTTGAGCAATGGATGAATGGCAGCCTATCGCCGGAAGATTTCGCCTGGTACAAAGAACGTATGCCGGCCTATAGACGAGAGGTGATCGCCCGAACGGAAACCATCCGCAGCTCAGCATACGGCAGCAATGCCATCTACAAGGGCTGGGGCGTCAAGCGCAAAGAAT